In bacterium Unc6, the genomic window GTCATAGACTTGCAGGTGAACTATTAAGGGGTGCTATCTGTTCCGGAAGGGTAGCATCTTCTTATGTATTTGTAGGACCTGACGGGGTTGGGAAAAGTTTTGTTGCAAAAACTTTTATCAAGGCATTATTCTGTAAAAATTTTTTATCTGCTTCCTTGCCTAATACAGGGGTGGTTGAGGATGATTCTTGTGATAATTGTATTTCCTGTAAAAAGATAGACAAAAACAATCATCCGGATGTTATGATGGTTTATTCACAGGGGAAGGGAGAGCAAATTAAAATAGACCAGATAAGAGAGGTAAGCCGCAAGGTTCAGCTGAAACCCTTTGAGTCTGATAAAAAAGCATTTATTATACTTGATGCAGATGATATGAAAGAGGAGGCTGCACATGCATTTTTAAAAACGCTTGAAGAACCTCCTGCGGGTTCTTTTATCATCCTTACCACATCCTTGCCCCAGAGACTTTCCAGAACCATACTTTCAAGATGCCAGAAAATAAGATTTGGTTTTATTTCAGAAACCCTTATTTCGGATAGGTTGCAAAAACATTTGTATATAGATAAAGAACTGGCAGAAACACTTGCACATATGTCTGATGGAAGATATGGACTTGCCGTCAGCCTTGCACAAACTGAAATGCAGGAATTAAGATTGAAGATTATTGAAGGTCTTAAAAACCCGAGTCTTTCGTTTATAAATGTTTTGTCCGACCAATCCCGAGAGATTACCTGTCAGAGGCTTGAATGGGCAGGTATGTGGTTCAGGGATATATTGGTATATAAATTGACATCGGATAAGAATAAACTTATATACTTGGATTATAAAGACGATATAGTAAGACAGGCTGAAAGATTTAATATAGATTTTCTTCAAAATATTATAAATAGTTTTCTGACTGCAAGGATAAAAATAAAGTCTTATGTCAATACCGACCTTGTTCTTGGGAATCTTTTGACACAATTACCTATTTAATATGGATATGACAGCAAAAGACTTTGTAAGATTAATTGGAAGACAGAAAAAAGATATCATCGAGGTTCTTTTAAATATCCTACATAAAAAACAAATTCCATACTGCATAATAGGAGGATTGGCAGTAAACGCATATGCAGAGCCGGTGGTAAGCCTTGACCTTGACGTTATTGTGGCTACCAGTAATATAAAATTACTATGTCAGGAAATGAAAAAACATAGAGTAAAGGTAGAAATATTTCAGCATAGTATAAATTTAACTACTCAAGATTCACAATTAAGAATACAAATACAGACTGATAAAAGATATCAATCCTTTGTCCGAAATGCAGTTTGTAAAAATGTACTCGGGTATAAAATGATGGTGGCACAATTAGAGGATGTATTACAGGGAAAAATATTTGCGTATCAGGATAAAGAAAGACGATTAAGCAAAAAGCAAAAAGACCTTGCAGATATTATGCGTATTGTAGAATGTTATCCTAATCTTTTGACACAATTACCATCGTCTGTTCGTCCATTGTTTGAAAATTCTTAAAAACATTGAAAATAAGAAGTTTATACCGTCTTTTTTTTATTAATGTTCAGTCTTATCGGTTGTTTCCTTTCTTCTGAAATCACAATAACTGTTCAAACAAAAAACAGAAAAATCTATCCCTTGAAAGTAGAGATTGCTGATTCCCCTCAAAAGTGGCAGCAAGGATTGATATTTCGCAAGTCTATTCAGGAGGGAATTCCCCTTTTTTTAAGGAGGGTGAGGGGAGATTATCTTTTCGGTTTTGAGATTTGTATCTTGGCAACAGACTACGGGTCTTGCCTGTGCTTGCCCTGAAAAGGAACTGGAGAACTTATAGAATATAATGGCTTAAGGATAAAATTGTTGAGAATCTGAAAGAAATGGTATCCGATGACAAAAGATAAGGCTGAAATTATCTTAGATAAATGCGTAGAATATTTACTATATGCAATGATTGCTTTTATACCCATTTCTATATCAGCAATTGAAATATCTTTTAGTTTAGCCTTACTTGCTTTTTTGATTAAGAAGGTTTTAAAGCCAGATTTTGGGTTTGTTAAGAATTTTACTCATCTTTTTCTCTTTTTATTTTTTGGATTTTGCGCGCTCTCACTATTTAATAGTGAAGTCTATTTTACCAAAAGTTTGAGGGCACTGTTTTTTAAATGGTTACAATATATTTTTATCTTTATTATAGTAGAAGATACTTTGAACACTTCAAAACGCTTACGCAATGCTATATTTATTTTATTAGGTGTAAGTGGTTTGATAGGTCTTTCTGGGATAGTTCAGCAATTTAGGGGTGTAGATTTTTTGCGTCAGCGGGTTTTAGTGGATGGTGGCCAGATAACCGCTACTTTTCAAAACCAAAATAGTTTTGCTGCTTACCTGGTGCCTGTTTTATTATTGGTAACATCGCTGGCAATTTTTCCTCAACTTAAAAAGCAATACAAGTGGATTTTGTTTTTCTTGGGGTCTCTTTTAGGCATATGCTTAATTTTGACCTTTTCCAGAGGCGCCTGGTTAGGGTTTTTTGTAGGATTGGTTTTAATGCTATTAATATTTCGTAATAAAATTAAGAGGACCTTCCTTCCTGTTTGTATTTTTATTATCATTTTAATGTCAATTCCCGCATTAAGACAAAGAGTTATTTCTGTCTTCCAGCCGGGTGGAGATGCAATGAGATTTTCTATCTGGAAAAATGCCTGGGCAATGATTGTAGATAATCCCTTCTTGGGTAAGGGATTAGGCACATTTATGGATCATTTCCCAAAATGTACAAACCTTGAAAGCCCCTACTATGCACATAATTTTTTTTTGCAAATCTGGGCAGAGGCAGGGATATTCGCCCTGTTAAGTTTTCTTCTGTTTGTGGGCTCAATTTTGCATGAGGGGACAAAGGTATTTAAGAAAAGTTCCCCCCAGGGACTGTCTATGGGGTTGTTGCTAGGGTTATTATGCGCAATCTTTGGCTTTCTTGTGCACAGTTTTTTTGACACCAATCTTTATTCTCTTCAACTGGCAGTTTTGTTCTGGTTTATACTTGGGTTAGCAGTAAGTATACAAAGAATAAAATAAATCTATCCACTTTCTAATTTTATCAGACAGGTATATTACAGTAAAAGCCCTGAATATTGTTATAACAGATATTGTCTTGAATAAATAACGGTGGATGGTGTCTTAGAGGTGGAGAAAATTAAAAATGTGTAATGTTTTATTTCTTATCGGCAATTCTGACACACTTAAAAAACAGGCAATTGAGGATATAAAAACAAAGAGATTTAAAGGTTTATCTTTGGATGTTATGATATTCTATCCTGAGGATACAGGAGGTTCACATATTGTTGAGTTTTGCAGACAGACCTCTTTTTTGGGTGTAGCGCGTATTGCTATTATTAAAGATGCGGATAAAATTAAGGCAGAGGACAGAAGGATTTTACAATCGTATGTAATAAATCCTTCAAAACAGGCACTTCTTATATTTGAATTTTCAGATCAAAAAAAGATTAAATCAAGTGGATGGCAGATAAAAGAATCTGCTACTGTTCATTGTTCAAACCCTACGGGGCGTCTGCTCTTTGACTGGATAAAAGAAAGGTTTAAAAAAGAGGGGAAACAGGTCGATGATAATGTTCTGCAGACAATTATTGAAATTTCATCAGGGAATATTGAAGGTGTTTTGTCAATCATAGAGAGGGTGTGTTTGTATGCAGGGGATAGAAAAGATATTAAAAAAGAGGATGTTTTAAGAATATCTGAAAAGACATTTGAAGGGGATGTTTTTAAGATGCTCCACCTGTGTTTTTTGAATGATAAGAAAGGTGCGTTCCGTGTACTTTCGGACCTTATTGTTTCAGGAGAAGAGCCAAAGAAGATAATGGGAACAGTATCCTGGCATGCAAGGGTGTCTCTTATTGTAAAAATTCTTTTAGAAAAAAAATGTAATGATATAGAAGATAAACTTGAAGAATTTAAAATAAAACCAGGAGCGTATTATCTGTGGAAGAATATTATATCAGAAACACCATTACAGAAGATTAAAAAATATGCCAGGCTTGTTGAGGATATAGACTATAGAATAAAAACAGGCAGAATCCCTGAAACAGTTGCTCTTGAAATGCTTCTGGCCAACGTTTAAGGCCTTGTTGCATCAACTCTATGTAATGCAGATGCAAGTCTTGATTTGTGTCTTGATGCCTTATTTTGATGAATAATTTTCTTTACCGCCGCTTTATCAAACCTTGATGAAATAACCCTTAAAGCATTTTTTGCTTCCTCAAGTTTTTTTTCTTTTAAAAGACTTCTAAATTTTTTAACCCTTGTATGCAATTCAGACTTTATTTTCTTATTTCCGACCGCCCTTTTTTTTGCCTGTCTCAATGCTTTTACTGCTGATTTACGATGTGCCAATTTTCTACCTCCTTTCGTAAGTTCAATGGTGCCGGGACCCAGAATCGAACTGGGGACGCCAGGATTTTCAGTCCTGCGCTCTACCTACTGAGCTATCCCGGCACAATAGATTCAAAAACCCCCGACACAGTCGAGGCAAGAAAACCAGTCTCCAGTATTGAAGTTAAATTTTTTTTAAAACCCAAGAGTGTCTAAAATAAAACCAGAGATTGGCCAAACAAACCAATCTAATATGCCAAGAAACATTGCGGCAAACAATATGAATATTCCATAAGGCTCAATTCTGTCATAATATTCTGCAATATTATGTGGAAGAAGTCCCGATACGATTCTACTTCCATCAACAGGTGGTATAGGAATAAGATTAAAAACCGCAAGTGCGATATTTATACGACTTATGTACCGAAATATCAATGGCAAGCCAGAAATTCCTGCTCCTGATATTATATGATATACAAATGCACTTATTGTTGCGATGATAAGATTTGTCAAAGGGCCTGCAAGACCAATAAGAAGCATTGCTTTTTTGGGATTGGCAAGAAGATATGGGTTCACAGGAACAGGTTTTGCAAACCCCAGAAGAGGGGAACCCGCCACCCACAGCAGGATTGGCAGAAGTACTGTTCCAAATGGGTCTATGTGTGCAAGTGGATTTAGTGTAAGTCTACCGGCCATGCGGGCAGTAGGATCGCCGAGTTTGTTTGCGACAAATCCATGCGCATATTCATGAAATACTACTGATATTACCACAACTGCAAATAAAAATATAAAATCTGTAATATTCATTTGTTCTTCTGCAATTCCCTAAGCGCTCTTATATTTTCAACCACAATAACCTGTGTTTTCCATCCCTGTGCCTCTTTAATTTCCCCCCATAATGCAACAGGTATATGTGTGTATCTATTAAGATTTAAATTATTGCTTTTTAAGAAGTATTGTATCTGCCCTTTTTCATCTATAAGTTTGTGTGTGCCCGGTCTTCTGAATATCATACCAAGGTCATCTATTACTCCTGTTGCAATGGGAGGAGGTATTTTTTCCTTTTTAGTGCCCGACAATTCCAGTATTTTTTCTTCAAGTTTGGTTTTTGCTTCTATGTATTCTTTTCGTGCCGATTTTAATTTTAATTCAAAAAGCCTCTTTCTAGCCTTCTGTTTCCACACACCATCTGGATATTTGTCGGATAAAAGATTTTTATATCTGTCCACCAAATCTTCAATGTTCATCTGCTGTATATCTTTTTTAGATTCTTTATCATAAATCTTTTCTGTTTGCTCAAGCAACGCCTGTGCTTCTTTTTTTATCTGCATCTGTTTGCGGTAGGTTTCTATATCCATCTCATATGTAATATAGTCTCCAAATATATATCCTGAAAATGCGTCTGTGGGCTTTACCTTGAGCCATTCTTCACCAATGCTTATTATTTGGAAGGTATCGCCTTTTTTTGCATTTCCGACAACAGGCGAACGTGTGCTTGGACCTGTTCTTACATTTATATTATCTTTTTTAGTCTTTGCAACATTTTCTTGAATATCTGTAAGTTTTTTATAGATATATAATGGTATATCATCAGGTATGTTAACACAAAACCAGTTGGCGGTTTTACCCTTTACAATAAATAATTTCCCCACCTCTAATGTTCTAATAACAGGCGTATTTATATCTGGTCCTGAACGCAGGTTGACTCTGTCAGCATTTAGTTTGCCGATGAACGGAAATTCTTCCGAGTATAAAGAAAAGGGTATCAACAACAGAAGTAACAATAGAATTGATTTTTTCATTTCTCTTCTTTTTTTATTTTTGTCTGTGTTGTTTTTTCAGGAGCAACCGGGACTGTTGTGCTTGCGGCTTCTTTAGGTTTTTCCTGTTTTGCACCCTTCTTCATCTTAAAGGTTGTTACCTTTATTTTGGGAAGTCCAAAGACAGATTGTCCCTGTTTCCACTTGTCATCTGCCATTAGTTTTTTTAACCTTTCAAATCTTTTAAGAACACTTCTTTGTTTTGCAAGTTTGTCTATTGAACGAAGACTTCTATGTATTGACATTTTTCCTCCTCATTTAGGTAGCAAGATTTCGGGGTTCACCCCGTTAGATACAGAAAATGCAAGGTTTCTGGGGGTAAAGATTTTATCTGTTTAGAAATTTATTTCTAACGGGGTCAACGACCCCTTTTTAGTTTTCTGACAAAACTATCGTTATGTAATTTACGATAGTATGGTAATCTGTTTTTTGCGCTTCTCCAACTATCATATTTACCTGCACATATTATGAAAAATTTACCATCTTTTATTAAAAGAGGGTCTAGTCCTTTCTTTTTTAGTTTTGATATTTTTTGCAACGCCCTATTTTGTGATTTATATGTTACAAGCTGGACCGTAAAGACTGTTTTTTTCCGTTCTTTTGGCGGCAATGTTTCTAATTTTTTGTCTTCTCTCTTAGGAGGTAAAACGGCAATCCTGGCATCTTCTTTTCTAATATCTTTTTCTTTCCGGATGTATTTTGCTAAAGATACCCGTTGTGGCTTATCGGGTTGTTGTATTCTGTTTTTTTCAATATTTGCATCTATTCTGTATCTATGCGTTCCATAAAAGAAACCGGCGCCAAAAGAGCATATCGTACCTATTATAACAAATACTGAAATAACAAGCAGGTTTCTCATTCGTGGAACAGATGAAAGCCCGCAGTTCTTTTTTTTGTACAGGTGTCCTTCATTTACAAACAGGTCTTTTTGCCTGTAAGATCCTTTGTTCCACATTTTATCCTCTAAATAACAGGTGTAAAACTTACCTTTGGTTTTTGTATATCACCGCTTATTTCAAATAAAAATTTGATAGATTCTGTTTGAGAACCTGAAAAAATCTGTTTAAAGATAGTAGGCACAGAGTTATCTTTTATTTTTTGTGGATAAAATATTATATCAAATTTTGCATTTATTAAAGAAGTTTTTGTCATCGGTTCTTGTTTTAAGGAAAGATTTCCATATATGTTCAGTATACTTGCCTCTGTCTTTATATCGGATAGTAATAGTTTTGTTTCATCTAAAAGTACATCTGATGTTATATTTTCAAATCCTATTGTTCTGATGTTTATCCCCGCCATTGTCCACATAGTTTGCTGTTTTGTCATAATACTTACATTTTGCAACAGAATATCACCTATCAATCTTTTTTGGGCAAGCGGTAAGAAGGAATAATTTAAAAAGGCATTGTCTACAGCTATAACTGTTCCGTTTTTTGTTTTTAGTTCTACATTATTAAGATGTATCTGGCGGAATACATATATTTGAGTACTACCGATATTTAATGTTGCGCCAGTTTTCTCGCTTACAATTTTTGATAATTGTCTTGCAATATATTCGGATCTTATCGGATATTTATTTAGATAAAAAAATATACCTGAAAATATAATTATTAGGAATATAAAAACACCTAATATAAAATAAATAATTTTTTTAATCATTTCGCCCTCCTGAAAATTTTTTCTATATACTTTTTTATGTGGCCCAATAAATGATCACTTATTCGTAAATATTCAATCAACAACATTGCGCACCTATTAAACCATCGTAAATATTCACTAAACACCGTTCATATTTTAGGCACAGAGGCACACAGGCACAAAGTGGACTGTCCTTTTAGATTCTTTTCTCATGTTTTGTGCCTTTGCTACTCTGTGCCTTTGTGCCTTCAGGCAACACATGTTGACTGATTGTTTACATTATACATATGTAGTATAGATTTGTCAAGGCAGTGTATAAGTTATACACATATGCGACATATTAACTCTGTTTAGAGGTTTTTTACTCCTAACAGGGTTAGTACTTTTAATAAAATACTCTATAAGGTTTTTAAGACCAAGTGTTTTATAAGGTCTTACAGTGTTATAGAATATCAAATAATCAGTAAGATGTTTATTAAAAAAAGTGGCTTGTTGTAAATAATATCTAAGTAATTATTTAATAAACTCTTCTTGAACTGTTCTATTATAGCGTTCAATATAGGTATTAATTTTAAGGCAGCAAGGATAGAAAAAAAATTTTAGTTGTTCATCCAAGGCCACAATATTTTCCACTCCGTAAAACCCGTAGTTTGTATCCCGTATATCGTATATTGTAAAAAAACAGACGACAGAATATGAAGGACAGACAACGGGAATTGATTCCTGATGAAAAAGTTAAGATGCATATGCGACATTGAAGGTCAGGTTTTTTCTGGTTTTTGGTTAATTTATTTATATAAATTAAGTAATCAGCCCTTGACACCAATGGTCTGATGTGATAGCCTACTATATTCTAAAATGATAGCAGACAATATTAGAATTGTAGAGTTTCAAATACAAAAGGCTTGCACTGCAATTGGAAGAAGATGCGAGCAGATAAAGATTGTGTGTGTTACAAAGTATGCAGATGTCTCACAGATTAAAGAGGCTGCTGCATCGGGAATCAAAGATATAGGTGAAAGCAGTGTTAAAGATGCAAGAGAGAAGTTTAACACAATTGGCAGCGTTGTACAGTGGCACCTGGTAGGGCATCTTCAGACAAATAAGGTAAAACATGCGGTGGAGTTCTTTGATTATATACACTCGCTTGATAGTATTTATCTTGCCAATAAATTGCAAAGATATTTAGAACAGAAGAACAGGTTTATAAAAGCGTTTGTACAGGTAAATGTATCAGGGGAAAAAACAAAATCAGGAATAAAACCGGAAGAGGCAGAAGATTTTATCAGACAGTGTATTGCTTTTAAGAATATAAACATAATAGGACTTATGACTATTGCGCCTTATGCCGAAAATCCGGAAGATGCAAGAAAATATTTCCTGACTCTCAGACAAATAAGAGATAGAATAAAAAAAGATGTTTCTGAAAACATTCATGAACTGTCCATGGGAATGACACAGGATTATGGGGTTGCAGTAGAAGAGGGTGCTACATTTGTAAGGCTCGGGTCAGCGATATTTGACAGAACTACCAACAGGTAATAATCTTAAAAAGAAAGATGGATAAGATAGGTAAAAAGATTGGTTTTCTTGGCTGTGGGAATATGGCATGTGCAATTATCTCTGGATTGCTTCTTAAAAAAGCAATATCTGCTTCTGATATAATTGCAAGTGATAATTTTGATGAGAAGATAAAGGTAGCAAAGAAAAATTTTAAGATAAAAACAACAAAAGATAATAACCTGGTTGTAAAAGAATCTGATGTGATTATTCTTGCAGTTAAACCGCAGGTTTTAAGAAAGGCCGTTGAAGATGTTTGTACAGAGATTAAAAAAAAGGTTTTTATTTCAATTGCAGCAGGGATACAAACATCTTTTATTGAAAATATTTTAAAAAAAAGAGCCCCTGTTATTCGTGTAATGCCCAATATACCTGCACTTGTAGGACAGGGAATAAGCTGTATCTGTGCAGGCAGATTTGCAAGGGTAAAAGATTTGAATATTGCAAAAAAGATATTTCTTTGTGTGGGCAAGGTTGAACAGGTAGAAGAACAAATGATAGATGCTGTAACTTCTATATCAGGTAGCGGTCCCGCATATTTTTTCTATGTATGTGAGGCAATGATAGAATGTGCAAAGGAATTTGGATTTTCTGATGGCGTTGCAAGAGCAATTGTCATTCAAACCATCAAAGGCTCAAGTATTCTTCTTGAAAAAACAGGTGAAAATCCTGAAGTGTTGAGGCAAAAAGTAGCATCAAAAGGCGGAACTACTGAATCGGCAATAGATATTTTTGAAAAAAATAAACTTAAAAATATAATAAAAAAGGCAGTATCAGCCGCATACAACAGAAGTAAACAATTAGCAAGATAGAAGTTGAGAAATGGAAACCAATTATCGCAATACATTGAACCTACCAAAGACAGATTTTCCGATGAAAGCAGAACTTCCCAAGAAAGAACCTGAAATATTAAAAAGATGGGAGTCTATCGGATTATATTCAAAGATAAGAACAGCCCGGGGCGGTTGTGAAAAATATGTTTTGCATGACGGTCCTCCATATGCTAATGGTGATGTTCATTTAGGAACAGGTCTAAATAAAGTATTGAAAGATATTGTTGTAAGGTTTAAGACAATGGAGGGCAAGGATTCACCATTTATCCCGGGATGGGACTGTCACGGTATGCCCATAGAATATAATGTTATAAAAAACTCAGAAAGTTCAGAAAAAATAAAGGATAAGGTTCTTTTAAGAAAACTTTGCAGGGAGTATGCGGCAAAATATGTAGATATACAGAGAGAACAATTTAAGAGGCTCGGTGTATCAGCAGACTGGGAAAATCCATATCTTACGATGAGTTCTGATTATGAGGCAACAATCCTTGAGGCATTCGGAAGGCTTGTCCAAGAAGGATATATATATAACGGGTTAAAGCCCGTATTCTGGTGCGGGCATTGTCAGACTGCACTTGCTAATGCAGAGGTTGAGTATGAGGATATAGAATCGCCCTCTGTTTGTATGAAATTTCCTGTTCTCAGTGATATTGAGGGCGAAAAGAAGGCAGAGACTTTTATTCTTGTATGGACAACGATGCCCTGGACACTTCTTGGGAATGTTGCGGTTGCCGTGCATCCTGATTTTGAATATGTCTTGGTTGAAAAAGACATAGAGGTTTGGATTCTTGCAGAGGCTCTGCTTGAAGATGTACTGACAAAAAGTGGGTCTCAAAAAGGAAATGTTGTAAAAAAAATTAAAGGCAAAAAACTTGAAGGCTTAATATGCAAGCCTCCTTTTCTTGAAAGAGAATCAAAGATTGTTTGTGCAGATTTTGTCACATTGAAACAGGGAACAGGTTGTGTTCACATCGCACCCGGACATGGTTTTGAAGATTTTTCTGTCGCATCAAAATATGGCCTGCCTGTTTTTACTCCTGTTGATGAAAGGGGAAGGTTCACCATAGATACGGGGGAATTTTTATCCCTGTATGTATTTGATGCAGATGAAAAGATAATATTAAAAATAAAAGAGCAAGAAAATCTTGTTTATTCCCAAAAAATAGTTCACTCATATCCTCATTG contains:
- a CDS encoding DNA polymerase III subunit delta is translated as MCNVLFLIGNSDTLKKQAIEDIKTKRFKGLSLDVMIFYPEDTGGSHIVEFCRQTSFLGVARIAIIKDADKIKAEDRRILQSYVINPSKQALLIFEFSDQKKIKSSGWQIKESATVHCSNPTGRLLFDWIKERFKKEGKQVDDNVLQTIIEISSGNIEGVLSIIERVCLYAGDRKDIKKEDVLRISEKTFEGDVFKMLHLCFLNDKKGAFRVLSDLIVSGEEPKKIMGTVSWHARVSLIVKILLEKKCNDIEDKLEEFKIKPGAYYLWKNIISETPLQKIKKYARLVEDIDYRIKTGRIPETVALEMLLANV
- a CDS encoding 30S ribosomal protein S20 gives rise to the protein MLGPGTIELTKGGRKLAHRKSAVKALRQAKKRAVGNKKIKSELHTRVKKFRSLLKEKKLEEAKNALRVISSRFDKAAVKKIIHQNKASRHKSRLASALHRVDATRP
- a CDS encoding small basic protein, coding for MSIHRSLRSIDKLAKQRSVLKRFERLKKLMADDKWKQGQSVFGLPKIKVTTFKMKKGAKQEKPKEAASTTVPVAPEKTTQTKIKKEEK
- a CDS encoding YggS family pyridoxal phosphate enzyme yields the protein MIADNIRIVEFQIQKACTAIGRRCEQIKIVCVTKYADVSQIKEAAASGIKDIGESSVKDAREKFNTIGSVVQWHLVGHLQTNKVKHAVEFFDYIHSLDSIYLANKLQRYLEQKNRFIKAFVQVNVSGEKTKSGIKPEEAEDFIRQCIAFKNINIIGLMTIAPYAENPEDARKYFLTLRQIRDRIKKDVSENIHELSMGMTQDYGVAVEEGATFVRLGSAIFDRTTNR
- a CDS encoding pyrroline-5-carboxylate reductase produces the protein MDKIGKKIGFLGCGNMACAIISGLLLKKAISASDIIASDNFDEKIKVAKKNFKIKTTKDNNLVVKESDVIILAVKPQVLRKAVEDVCTEIKKKVFISIAAGIQTSFIENILKKRAPVIRVMPNIPALVGQGISCICAGRFARVKDLNIAKKIFLCVGKVEQVEEQMIDAVTSISGSGPAYFFYVCEAMIECAKEFGFSDGVARAIVIQTIKGSSILLEKTGENPEVLRQKVASKGGTTESAIDIFEKNKLKNIIKKAVSAAYNRSKQLAR